From Meiothermus sp., a single genomic window includes:
- the recR gene encoding recombination mediator RecR has translation MRYPERLLKLVRALAGLPGVGPKSAQKLGLFLVQNPDIAAELLGSLEAAQALHPCPVCGNLAEDALCPICADPERDKTVICVVETISDLMAIERSGEYNGLYHVLGGALNPLEGIGPEQLNLEKLFARLEGVAEVILATGMTVEGEATAGYLAERLSQLSIRSTRLAYGLPVGGSLEYADEVTLARALENRRGYL, from the coding sequence ATGCGCTACCCTGAGCGGCTCCTGAAACTTGTCCGGGCCCTGGCCGGCTTGCCGGGGGTAGGCCCCAAAAGCGCCCAGAAGCTAGGGCTGTTTCTGGTGCAAAACCCCGACATTGCCGCAGAGCTGTTGGGCAGCCTGGAAGCAGCACAGGCCCTGCACCCTTGCCCCGTATGCGGTAACCTAGCCGAAGACGCTTTGTGCCCCATCTGCGCCGACCCCGAACGGGACAAAACCGTGATTTGCGTGGTCGAGACCATCTCCGACCTGATGGCCATCGAGCGCAGCGGCGAGTACAACGGCCTGTACCACGTGCTGGGCGGCGCCCTCAACCCCCTGGAGGGGATCGGGCCCGAGCAACTTAATCTGGAAAAGCTCTTTGCCCGCCTGGAGGGTGTGGCGGAGGTCATACTGGCTACCGGCATGACCGTCGAGGGTGAGGCCACCGCCGGCTACCTGGCCGAACGCCTAAGTCAGTTATCCATACGCTCGACCCGGCTGGCCTATGGCTTGCCGGTGGGAGGGAGCCTCGAGTACGCCGACGAAGTAACCCTGGCCAGGGCGCTGGAAAACCGCCGAGGCTATCTGTAG
- a CDS encoding MFS transporter, producing MWKALQHPRFLWLFLSSLVSLIGSKVHRIALLFVAYQETQNAVWVSLILGAQFFASAVFGPLLGPLADRYDRRTLMVISNLVRALLVACIPLFAMGSMPLLMAIAFLMSIFEAIHYSASNSAIPDLVPESGLDSANGLMIFVGRFADVAFVALAGVLVASVGPAPAFWIDAATYLIAAGLLSLLPVLPGKASKGNYFAAVAEGVRPLWENPVLSRTIGTLALAAAFGSVESALGIVYAVGALKIGVQGFGVLEGLMAGGAIAGLWVTMPLIQRLSRETVFLLGLGTWGLFFASIGLFPNPLWAGVAMVAMGLLNTMFIVPARSIIQLAAPAELRGRIMAAFGATMQSAVLVGTLLAGLLEPRLGVLTVLVLCGTVVFLAVLVVFLRGGIPRPLNEVKPG from the coding sequence ATGTGGAAAGCATTACAACATCCCAGATTTCTCTGGCTCTTCCTGTCCAGCCTGGTCTCGCTGATAGGAAGCAAGGTTCACCGCATCGCTTTGCTTTTTGTGGCCTACCAGGAAACCCAGAATGCGGTCTGGGTCTCTCTAATTTTGGGAGCCCAGTTTTTTGCCAGCGCGGTGTTCGGGCCGCTCTTAGGGCCCCTGGCCGACCGTTACGACCGCCGCACGCTGATGGTTATCTCCAACCTGGTCAGGGCCCTCCTGGTCGCCTGCATACCGCTTTTTGCCATGGGCTCAATGCCTCTCTTAATGGCGATTGCGTTTCTGATGTCCATTTTTGAGGCCATACATTACTCGGCCAGCAACAGCGCCATTCCCGATCTGGTGCCCGAGTCGGGCTTGGACAGCGCCAACGGCCTGATGATTTTTGTCGGGCGCTTCGCTGATGTGGCTTTTGTAGCCCTAGCAGGGGTGCTGGTTGCGAGCGTGGGGCCGGCCCCAGCCTTTTGGATTGACGCAGCCACTTATCTGATTGCCGCCGGACTGCTGAGCCTACTGCCCGTTCTGCCCGGCAAAGCCAGCAAAGGCAACTATTTTGCCGCCGTAGCTGAGGGGGTGCGCCCTCTATGGGAAAACCCAGTCCTCAGCCGAACCATTGGAACGCTGGCCCTGGCTGCCGCTTTTGGCTCGGTGGAGTCTGCCCTGGGGATCGTGTATGCAGTAGGGGCGCTCAAAATCGGGGTACAGGGCTTTGGGGTGCTCGAGGGCCTGATGGCCGGGGGCGCCATCGCGGGACTATGGGTGACCATGCCCCTGATCCAACGTCTGTCTCGCGAGACGGTGTTCTTGTTGGGGCTGGGGACTTGGGGACTCTTTTTTGCCTCCATCGGCCTATTTCCCAATCCACTCTGGGCCGGGGTGGCCATGGTAGCGATGGGACTCCTGAACACGATGTTCATTGTTCCGGCTCGCTCCATCATTCAACTGGCAGCGCCTGCCGAGCTCCGGGGCCGCATCATGGCCGCTTTCGGGGCTACCATGCAAAGCGCAGTTCTAGTAGGTACCCTTCTGGCCGGGCTCCTGGAGCCCCGCCTGGGGGTACTGACGGTATTGGTTTTGTGTGGCACTGTGGTATTTTTGGCAGTTTTGGTGGTGTTCTTACGGGGCGGTATCCCCCGCCCGCTGAATGAGGTTAAGCCGGGGTGA
- a CDS encoding roadblock/LC7 domain-containing protein, whose amino-acid sequence MLQEVLGELQVTNGVLASALVAEDGFVVESLRAEQAPDLDFLGGAASTALASARALSQELNRGEVEEVMVEYPEGPVLLVPLEGGYLLVVLMDSMQSLGRVRFQLKKSVPRLQEALS is encoded by the coding sequence ATGCTTCAAGAAGTGCTTGGCGAGTTGCAGGTCACCAATGGGGTGCTGGCCTCGGCGCTGGTGGCCGAGGATGGTTTTGTGGTCGAAAGCTTACGCGCCGAACAGGCCCCCGATCTGGATTTTCTGGGGGGTGCTGCCTCTACCGCGCTGGCTTCTGCTCGAGCTTTATCTCAAGAGCTCAATCGCGGCGAGGTGGAGGAGGTCATGGTAGAGTACCCCGAGGGGCCAGTGCTGCTGGTTCCGCTCGAGGGTGGATACCTGCTGGTGGTGCTGATGGATTCCATGCAAAGCCTGGGCCGGGTGCGCTTCCAGCTCAAAAAGAGTGTCCCACGCCTCCAGGAGGCTTTATCGTGA
- a CDS encoding S9 family peptidase gives MTPDLLYQLRFLSDLTEGPGGKPLFIYTDIERPEKEPPRYRSRLALWDGAMRLLTQGEAKAPFWRGQYIYFTRKVDKATQLFRLPLTGGEAEQMTQFKAGVEAYKVSPDGSRIALLTRGDYEPPQPDEPRIYETWPFKFDARGLLPGQPRELWLWEEGAVRPLVKLAQDVEDAAWNAVGNGLYFTASGSPQERWSWIQRAYHVSLDGQMDELFGGVGPIGGLEPTPDGGLVYLAHAWERGGGTESKLYYRGLDGTISLLAEGSFLNSVNSDMRIGTGVQTPKVGPDGRVYVVVTHQGSARLLAVTLGGEARFFSPAEFSILGFTFCGNDLYTLSENFTHGACLTRRGEVLFDPNTGVLPELTTPQEVRYEAPEGHTVQGWVLLPEGEGPHPVILYIHGGPHTAFGNAPMLQLQFFRAAGFAVAYCNPRGSTGYGQDYVELDKRWGDIDEKDLLGFLDHVLAQFPLDAHRVAVAGGSYGGYMTNWLTARHPARFKAAVTDRSICNWTSFYGASDIGPRFTYLQLGARPWENPEVLWQKSPLSLAHQVQTPTLVVHSEQDHRCPIDQGETWYTVLLQKGVPTRFFRVPEEGHELSRSGRPDRRVARLNAYLEWFRTYLMD, from the coding sequence GTGACGCCCGATCTGTTGTATCAACTCCGTTTTCTGTCCGACCTGACCGAAGGCCCTGGCGGCAAGCCCCTATTTATTTACACCGACATCGAGCGGCCCGAAAAGGAGCCTCCCCGTTACCGCTCCCGTTTAGCCCTGTGGGACGGGGCGATGCGTTTGCTCACGCAGGGCGAGGCCAAAGCGCCCTTCTGGCGGGGGCAATACATCTACTTCACCCGCAAGGTTGACAAAGCCACCCAACTGTTTCGCTTGCCCCTCACAGGGGGCGAGGCCGAGCAGATGACCCAGTTTAAGGCTGGGGTGGAAGCTTACAAGGTAAGCCCTGACGGCAGCCGAATTGCGCTGTTGACTCGAGGCGACTACGAGCCACCCCAACCCGACGAACCCCGCATCTACGAAACCTGGCCGTTCAAATTCGATGCCAGGGGCTTGTTGCCGGGGCAACCCAGGGAGCTCTGGCTATGGGAGGAGGGGGCCGTCAGGCCGCTGGTCAAACTCGCTCAGGATGTCGAAGACGCAGCCTGGAATGCCGTGGGGAACGGGCTGTACTTCACGGCTTCGGGATCGCCCCAAGAGCGCTGGAGCTGGATTCAGCGGGCCTATCACGTGAGCCTGGACGGGCAGATGGACGAGCTGTTTGGCGGGGTGGGGCCCATCGGCGGCCTCGAGCCCACCCCCGATGGGGGACTGGTCTACCTGGCCCATGCCTGGGAACGGGGGGGTGGTACTGAGTCCAAGCTCTATTACCGAGGGTTAGATGGAACTATTAGCCTGCTGGCCGAGGGTTCTTTCCTCAACTCGGTGAACTCGGATATGCGCATTGGCACCGGAGTGCAAACCCCCAAGGTGGGGCCCGATGGGCGGGTGTACGTGGTGGTCACCCACCAGGGCTCGGCCCGACTGCTGGCGGTGACGCTGGGGGGAGAGGCCCGGTTCTTCAGCCCGGCGGAGTTCAGCATCCTGGGCTTTACCTTCTGCGGTAACGACCTCTATACCCTCTCGGAAAATTTCACGCACGGCGCTTGCCTGACCCGCAGAGGAGAGGTACTCTTTGACCCCAACACCGGAGTGTTGCCCGAACTGACCACCCCACAAGAGGTGCGCTACGAGGCCCCCGAGGGCCATACCGTGCAGGGTTGGGTCTTGCTGCCCGAAGGGGAGGGCCCTCATCCGGTTATTCTGTACATTCACGGCGGCCCCCACACTGCTTTTGGCAATGCCCCCATGCTGCAGTTGCAGTTCTTCCGCGCCGCCGGCTTTGCTGTAGCCTACTGTAACCCCAGGGGTTCGACGGGCTACGGGCAGGACTATGTGGAGCTGGACAAGCGCTGGGGCGATATTGACGAAAAAGACCTGCTGGGCTTTTTGGATCACGTGCTGGCTCAGTTTCCCCTGGACGCCCACCGGGTGGCGGTGGCGGGGGGTTCGTATGGGGGCTACATGACCAACTGGCTCACCGCCCGGCACCCGGCCCGCTTCAAAGCCGCCGTGACCGACCGAAGCATCTGCAACTGGACCAGCTTTTATGGCGCTTCCGACATCGGGCCGCGCTTTACCTATCTGCAACTGGGAGCCAGGCCCTGGGAGAACCCCGAGGTACTGTGGCAAAAGAGCCCGCTCTCGCTGGCACATCAGGTACAAACCCCCACCCTGGTGGTGCACTCCGAGCAGGATCACCGCTGCCCCATAGACCAGGGCGAGACCTGGTACACGGTCTTGCTGCAAAAAGGGGTGCCCACCCGGTTTTTCCGGGTGCCCGAGGAGGGCCACGAACTGAGCCGCTCAGGCCGCCCCGACCGGCGTGTGGCCCGTCTGAATGCTTATCTGGAATGGTTCAGGACGTATTTGATGGATTAG
- the thrS gene encoding threonine--tRNA ligase, with amino-acid sequence MTAVLPDGRNLELPPGATAADAAKAIGPGLAKAAIGAIVNGELYDLLKPLPDGAEIRILTEKDPEYVQLFRHTLAHVLAQAVRELYLERGFKPEDVKLAIGPVIENGFYYDIDAPEPIREEDLPLIEEKMRRIVAANLPLERFVLPREEALKRYAGIDPYKTELIQDLPEHEELSFYKQGDEQFGFTDLCRGPHVPSTGRIPPYFKLTGIAGAYWRGDSSRPMLQRIYGIAFRTKEELEHYLWQQEEAKRRDHRKLGAELDLFTISEEVGKGLPLWLPRGAFIRRQMEDYMYHKEQEHGYHYVYTPHIANARLYYTSGHLPYYKDDMYAPIEIEGEEYYLKPMNCPHHHMIYKARPKSYRDLPLRLAEFGTVYRFELSGTLTGLTRARGFTQNDAHIYCSRAQVTEEFIKVIQLIDEVYQDFGITDYWFRLSLPDFEHNPEKFGEENDNWRDSIAAIRAALEQTGAKYVEGIGEATFYGPKLDVQIRSVLGKEDTIATNQLDFIVPERFGLEFTNEKGEKETPVCIHRAVMGSFDRFFAFYLEHTAGDFPLWLSPIQAVIVPIADRHLEYAQQVAAQMRKNKLRVEIDSRPERMNAKIRDAELQKIPLILVVGDKELEAGAVNVRERHVKEQRTLGIAALIEEMKGRVEARK; translated from the coding sequence ATGACCGCAGTGCTTCCCGACGGACGAAACCTGGAGCTACCCCCCGGTGCCACCGCCGCCGATGCGGCCAAAGCCATTGGCCCTGGGTTGGCCAAAGCGGCCATTGGGGCTATTGTCAATGGAGAGCTTTACGACCTGCTCAAGCCCCTACCCGATGGGGCCGAAATCCGCATTTTGACCGAGAAAGACCCCGAGTATGTGCAGCTTTTCCGCCATACCCTGGCTCACGTGCTGGCCCAAGCGGTGCGCGAACTATATCTCGAGCGTGGATTCAAACCCGAGGATGTGAAGCTGGCCATTGGCCCGGTGATCGAGAATGGCTTCTACTACGACATCGACGCCCCCGAGCCCATTCGCGAAGAAGACCTGCCCTTAATTGAAGAGAAGATGCGCCGGATTGTAGCGGCCAACCTGCCCCTGGAGCGCTTTGTGCTGCCACGCGAGGAGGCCCTGAAACGCTACGCCGGTATTGACCCCTACAAGACCGAGCTGATTCAAGACCTGCCCGAGCACGAGGAGCTGAGCTTTTACAAGCAGGGCGACGAGCAGTTTGGCTTTACCGACCTGTGCCGGGGGCCCCACGTACCCAGCACGGGCCGCATTCCTCCCTACTTTAAGCTAACCGGCATTGCCGGGGCCTACTGGCGGGGCGACTCGAGCCGCCCCATGCTCCAGCGCATCTACGGCATTGCCTTCCGCACCAAGGAAGAGCTCGAGCACTACCTCTGGCAGCAGGAGGAGGCCAAGCGCCGTGACCACCGCAAACTGGGGGCCGAGCTCGACCTTTTCACCATATCCGAGGAGGTGGGCAAGGGTTTGCCGCTGTGGCTGCCCCGGGGCGCTTTTATCCGTCGGCAGATGGAAGACTACATGTACCACAAAGAGCAGGAGCACGGCTACCACTACGTCTATACGCCCCATATTGCCAATGCCAGGCTTTACTACACCTCGGGCCACCTGCCCTATTACAAAGATGACATGTACGCCCCCATCGAGATCGAGGGCGAGGAGTACTACCTCAAGCCCATGAACTGCCCGCACCACCACATGATCTACAAGGCGCGGCCCAAGAGCTACCGCGACCTGCCCCTGCGGCTGGCCGAATTTGGCACGGTCTACCGCTTCGAGCTCTCGGGCACCCTTACGGGCCTCACGCGGGCGCGGGGCTTCACCCAGAACGACGCCCACATTTACTGCTCGAGGGCCCAGGTTACCGAGGAATTCATCAAGGTTATCCAGCTTATTGACGAGGTGTACCAGGATTTTGGCATCACGGACTACTGGTTCCGCCTCTCACTCCCCGACTTTGAGCACAACCCCGAAAAGTTTGGCGAAGAAAACGACAACTGGCGCGACTCGATTGCGGCCATCCGGGCAGCCCTCGAGCAAACCGGCGCCAAATACGTGGAGGGCATCGGCGAGGCCACCTTCTACGGCCCCAAGCTGGACGTGCAGATTCGCAGCGTGCTGGGCAAGGAGGACACCATCGCCACCAACCAGCTCGACTTTATCGTGCCCGAGCGGTTTGGCTTGGAGTTCACCAACGAAAAAGGCGAGAAGGAAACCCCGGTCTGCATCCACCGCGCCGTCATGGGCAGCTTCGACCGCTTTTTTGCGTTCTACCTCGAGCACACCGCCGGCGACTTCCCCCTGTGGCTTTCCCCCATCCAGGCCGTGATTGTGCCCATTGCGGATCGGCACCTGGAGTACGCCCAGCAGGTGGCCGCTCAGATGCGTAAAAACAAGCTGCGGGTGGAGATAGACAGCCGCCCCGAGCGCATGAACGCCAAAATCCGCGATGCCGAGCTGCAGAAAATCCCGCTTATTTTGGTAGTGGGCGACAAGGAGCTCGAGGCCGGTGCGGTGAATGTGCGCGAGCGGCACGTGAAGGAACAGCGCACGCTGGGGATAGCGGCCTTGATTGAGGAGATGAAGGGGCGAGTGGAGGCGAGGAAGTGA
- a CDS encoding roadblock/LC7 domain-containing protein, producing MKMLETLVPLGVRQAILTSQDGLVIESIGKQTPEPELLAAELATLARASRTLAKSLGGELRRFTLATEQREVLVVAFGGYFLAAVIEKGADRKSIGNELSRLALRLAQTI from the coding sequence ATGAAAATGCTCGAGACCCTGGTACCGCTGGGCGTGCGCCAGGCCATCCTAACCAGCCAAGATGGGCTGGTGATCGAGAGCATTGGGAAACAAACCCCGGAGCCCGAGCTGCTGGCTGCCGAGCTGGCCACCCTCGCCAGGGCCAGCCGCACCCTGGCCAAGAGCCTGGGCGGCGAGCTGCGGCGCTTTACCCTTGCAACCGAGCAGCGGGAGGTGCTGGTGGTGGCCTTTGGAGGTTACTTCCTGGCCGCCGTAATCGAGAAAGGCGCCGATCGCAAGAGCATCGGCAACGAGCTTTCGCGTCTAGCCTTGCGCTTGGCGCAAACAATCTAG
- a CDS encoding YbaB/EbfC family nucleoid-associated protein, whose translation MNIQKIMKEAQKAQKKAAEVQERLGTMTVVGSASGGLVEVTSNGHGQIMGVKLKPEAVDKDDLEALEDLLLVAIQDAQKKAHDLSEKEMSRELGGIGNMLGGMF comes from the coding sequence ATGAACATCCAGAAAATCATGAAAGAGGCCCAAAAGGCCCAGAAGAAAGCTGCCGAAGTTCAAGAAAGGCTGGGCACCATGACGGTAGTGGGCAGCGCCAGCGGGGGCCTGGTTGAGGTCACATCCAACGGCCACGGGCAAATTATGGGGGTCAAGCTCAAACCCGAAGCCGTGGACAAAGACGACCTCGAGGCCCTGGAAGACCTGCTGTTGGTCGCCATCCAGGATGCCCAAAAGAAGGCCCACGACCTCTCGGAAAAAGAGATGAGCCGCGAACTGGGTGGCATCGGCAACATGCTGGGGGGAATGTTCTAA
- a CDS encoding DUF3467 domain-containing protein, with protein MSDVSQVPELRVDIDRETALGKYANFAIFSHQKNEFYLDFALMQPGGQPNQVVAVVTSRVITSPQHAKALLRSLAENIQRYEETYGVIPEALDTSKA; from the coding sequence GTGAGTGACGTTTCACAAGTACCCGAACTACGCGTAGACATCGACCGCGAAACCGCTCTTGGCAAGTATGCCAATTTTGCCATCTTTTCCCACCAAAAAAACGAGTTCTATCTCGACTTTGCCCTGATGCAACCCGGCGGACAACCCAACCAGGTGGTGGCCGTGGTCACCAGCCGGGTAATTACCAGCCCCCAGCACGCCAAGGCGCTGCTACGCAGCCTGGCCGAGAACATCCAGCGCTACGAGGAGACCTACGGGGTCATCCCCGAGGCGTTGGACACAAGCAAGGCTTGA